From a region of the Zingiber officinale cultivar Zhangliang chromosome 10B, Zo_v1.1, whole genome shotgun sequence genome:
- the LOC122028700 gene encoding organic cation/carnitine transporter 3-like isoform X1 — MVNSEPLLPINSVEIQNGDLKEPPMPFSSDDLDGSSGNLISQFIHLLFVFLAWTFDAQLSFVNIFSDADPAWHCTSGDSSGASSCFSASTPCGLPPESWAWDFPAHASMISEWALECASPTVVGLPASAFFAGSLAGGILLATLSDSALGRKNMLLLSCLTMSLTGILTALAPDVWTYSALRFLCGFGRSTVCTTALILLSETVSGRWRDKVSIVGFLFFTLGFLSLPAIAYVNLASSWRTLYLWTSVPCACYSVLLCFFINESPRWLSVQGANKIDADASKSRSNFSTIKIIWDRKWASQRLIASMIAGFGIGMVYTGMPLNAGNLGTDIYLSTALNAVAEVPSALAALVIVGVTDRRLSVLGFTAACGALNIACVFLETKAWQMAAEVASFFSVCTAFDVLLIYCVEMFPTCVRGSAISLIRLAIVLGGAIAPMLVAVGRRLSFVSFGVFGVVIVFCGMATVCLPETKGRSIRDTMEEEEEGGDCRK; from the coding sequence ATGGTCAACTCTGAGCCACTTCTTCCCATCAACTCCGTCGAGATCCAAAACGGAGATCTAAAAGAGCCGCCAATGCCTTTCTCCTCTGATGACCTCGATGGCAGCAGCGGCAACCTCATATCCCAGTTCATCCACTTGCTTTTCGTCTTCCTCGCGTGGACCTTCGACGCGCAGCTATCCTTCGTCAACATCTTCTCCGATGCAGACCCTGCATGGCACTGCACCAGCGGGGATAGCAGTGGCGCCTCCTCCTGCTTTTCTGCGTCCACCCCGTGCGGCCTCCCTCCCGAGTCGTGGGCATGGGACTTCCCCGCGCACGCATCGATGATCTCCGAGTGGGCCCTCGAGTGCGCGAGTCCGACCGTCGTGGGCCTTCCCGCCTCGGCCTTCTTCGCCGGAAGCCTCGCCGGGGGCATCCTCCTCGCCACGCTCTCTGACTCTGCGCTCGGCCGCAAGAATATGCTTTTACTATCCTGCCTGACTATGTCACTCACCGGCATCCTCACCGCGCTCGCCCCCGACGTGTGGACCTATTCTGCGCTCAGATTCCTCTGCGGCTTTGGCAGGTCCACCGTCTGTACCACCGCGCTAATCCTCCTTTCGGAAACTGTCTCCGGTCGGTGGCGCGACAAGGTCAGCATCGTCGGTTTCTTGTTTTTCACTTTGGGCTTCCTGTCTTTGCCGGCGATCGCCTACGTCAACCTCGCGTCATCTTGGAGGACGCTCTACTTGTGGACCTCTGTTCCTTGCGCTTGTTACTCTGTTTTACTTTGCTTCTTCATCAACGAATCCCCGCGATGGCTCTCGGTGCAGGGCGCCAACAAAATCGATGCCGATGCGAGCAAGAGCAGGTCAAACTTCTCGACGATCAAAATCATTTGGGATAGAAAATGGGCCTCCCAGCGGCTGATCGCGTCGATGATCGCCGGCTTTGGAATCGGCATGGTGTACACCGGCATGCCTCTGAACGCCGGCAACCTGGGGACGGACATCTATCTGAGCACCGCGCTCAACGCGGTGGCGGAGGTGCCCTCCGCGCTGGCCGCTTTGGTCATCGTCGGAGTAACCGACCGGCGGCTGTCGGTGCTAGGGTTCACGGCAGCGTGCGGAGCATTGAACATAGCGTGCGTGTTCTTGGAGACGAAGGCGTGGCAGATGGCCGCGGAGGTGGCGTCCTTCTTCAGCGTGTGCACGGCGTTCGACGTGCTGCTGATCTACTGCGTGGAGATGTTCCCAACTTGCGTGAGGGGGTCGGCGATATCGTTGATCAGGCTGGCGATCGTCCTCGGCGGTGCGATCGCGCCGATGCTGGTGGCGGTGGGGAGAAGGTTGAGCTTCGTGTCGTTCGGTGTGTTCGGGGTGGTGATCGTGTTCTGTGGGATGGCGACGGTTTGCTTGCCGGAGACGAAAGGAAGAAGCATCCGGGACAccatggaggaggaggaggaaggaggagatTGCAGAAAATAA
- the LOC122028700 gene encoding organic cation/carnitine transporter 2-like isoform X2, with amino-acid sequence MVNSEPLLPINSVEIQNGDLKEPPMPFSSDDLDGSSGNLISQFIHLLFVFLAWTFDAQLSFVNIFSDADPAWHCTSGDSSGASSCFSASTPCGLPPESWAWDFPAHASMISEWALECASPTVVGLPASAFFAGSLAGGILLATLSDSALGRKNMLLLSCLTMSLTGILTALAPDVWTYSALRFLCGFGRSTVCTTALILLSETVSGRWRDKGANKIDADASKSRSNFSTIKIIWDRKWASQRLIASMIAGFGIGMVYTGMPLNAGNLGTDIYLSTALNAVAEVPSALAALVIVGVTDRRLSVLGFTAACGALNIACVFLETKAWQMAAEVASFFSVCTAFDVLLIYCVEMFPTCVRGSAISLIRLAIVLGGAIAPMLVAVGRRLSFVSFGVFGVVIVFCGMATVCLPETKGRSIRDTMEEEEEGGDCRK; translated from the exons ATGGTCAACTCTGAGCCACTTCTTCCCATCAACTCCGTCGAGATCCAAAACGGAGATCTAAAAGAGCCGCCAATGCCTTTCTCCTCTGATGACCTCGATGGCAGCAGCGGCAACCTCATATCCCAGTTCATCCACTTGCTTTTCGTCTTCCTCGCGTGGACCTTCGACGCGCAGCTATCCTTCGTCAACATCTTCTCCGATGCAGACCCTGCATGGCACTGCACCAGCGGGGATAGCAGTGGCGCCTCCTCCTGCTTTTCTGCGTCCACCCCGTGCGGCCTCCCTCCCGAGTCGTGGGCATGGGACTTCCCCGCGCACGCATCGATGATCTCCGAGTGGGCCCTCGAGTGCGCGAGTCCGACCGTCGTGGGCCTTCCCGCCTCGGCCTTCTTCGCCGGAAGCCTCGCCGGGGGCATCCTCCTCGCCACGCTCTCTGACTCTGCGCTCGGCCGCAAGAATATGCTTTTACTATCCTGCCTGACTATGTCACTCACCGGCATCCTCACCGCGCTCGCCCCCGACGTGTGGACCTATTCTGCGCTCAGATTCCTCTGCGGCTTTGGCAGGTCCACCGTCTGTACCACCGCGCTAATCCTCCTTTCGGAAACTGTCTCCGGTCGGTGGCGCGACAAG GGCGCCAACAAAATCGATGCCGATGCGAGCAAGAGCAGGTCAAACTTCTCGACGATCAAAATCATTTGGGATAGAAAATGGGCCTCCCAGCGGCTGATCGCGTCGATGATCGCCGGCTTTGGAATCGGCATGGTGTACACCGGCATGCCTCTGAACGCCGGCAACCTGGGGACGGACATCTATCTGAGCACCGCGCTCAACGCGGTGGCGGAGGTGCCCTCCGCGCTGGCCGCTTTGGTCATCGTCGGAGTAACCGACCGGCGGCTGTCGGTGCTAGGGTTCACGGCAGCGTGCGGAGCATTGAACATAGCGTGCGTGTTCTTGGAGACGAAGGCGTGGCAGATGGCCGCGGAGGTGGCGTCCTTCTTCAGCGTGTGCACGGCGTTCGACGTGCTGCTGATCTACTGCGTGGAGATGTTCCCAACTTGCGTGAGGGGGTCGGCGATATCGTTGATCAGGCTGGCGATCGTCCTCGGCGGTGCGATCGCGCCGATGCTGGTGGCGGTGGGGAGAAGGTTGAGCTTCGTGTCGTTCGGTGTGTTCGGGGTGGTGATCGTGTTCTGTGGGATGGCGACGGTTTGCTTGCCGGAGACGAAAGGAAGAAGCATCCGGGACAccatggaggaggaggaggaaggaggagatTGCAGAAAATAA